The Ipomoea triloba cultivar NCNSP0323 chromosome 13, ASM357664v1 genomic interval tttgttgatattttgtgacaattatattcaaaatgttaaaacttAAGAGTAATAGTGTATAAAATATCACTTTGTAAACTAGAAATTGgacttaaaatatttattcacgaacaataaattattttaaaaaaaggaaaataaaggattttttttaaacaactacAACATTTTATTAAGAGTGAGATATGaactggaatttttttttttttttttttaagggaaacAACAGTGttttttttagaagaaaaagCTGGAAGGTTTTGTGTtgagagtgggatttgaacccacgccctttcggaccagaaccttaatctggcgccttagaccaactcGGCCATCTCAACTTTCGATTAAGTTTTTTAgtatgttattatatattgtgttagtgttaaaaacttcaatggttTTTTTTGGTGCTGTGAAGAGCAAtggaaaattttaacaaaatatcAAATCAATACCAATGATTATACGatacttttgaattttttggaaaaacaattattataaaaatttgctAGATATGTTAAGGAGACGATGAAGAATTAAAAAGTTAGGATAGTCTCACGTACAAAGTTGTATGTTAcgttatttgacccttatcccaattaattataattgattttataattatcatccTATCCACCCAAAACTccacatgttattattatgGTTCAATGTATGTAGTTTATGATTGATGATCAAATGTGGTTAAATATTtggtataaaataataattaatattggaGAGGGGGGAAAGAATCACTTGCCCACCAACTTCTAGGAAAACAATAGAATATGATATACAAAGTTTAAAGTGTCTATGGGCTGAGAGTGCACCAAGATTAAATGTTCCTTACTTTTGGGGCACCTTTTAGACTTACCACCTTGCTCGATCTGGATTAGCTTTATATTACCCATGGTTTTTCTTTTCTGCACTCAAACCactgacaatatatatatatatatatatatatatatatatatatatatatatatatttatttatttatttatttatttatttatttatatagatgAGCGTGCTCCTATAAAATCATTCCCTATGAGATAACTATAAACCAATTAGAGTCATTCATCCGAAAAGATTTATGAATTTGAAGTAACTTAGAGAAAAAAACAGTGTCATCTTTTAAATAGCTCAAATGTGCAACTAAGCTACCAAATGCATCtattgaaaaatgagtcatttatCAAAAAGATTTATGGATTTGAAGCAacttagagaaaaaaaaaagtgttttaaaaataactcaATTGTGCAACTAAGTAAAATTGAAAGATTAAAAGTGCGATTTTATGCATACAAATCTTGTTTATGTTGTTAAGACTTAAGgtgacaaaattaaatattctctcaggctttttaagataattgcatTTTCATGATTCTTATTTGAGACTTCTAATCAAGtgtatgttttaatataatccagttttaaaatatattatagttacatataaattttaatattactgTTAAATCTTGCAtggcaatttttttaataattattccaCGAGtcaaaattcaaacttttactTGACTGATGAGTTCTTATTACCAGGTCATTAGTAAAAATGCAAAGTGGTTAGATATAATATGGTGTTTTgaatgaggaaaaaaaaaaacaaacttaaataaataaataaaaattgagggTACAAAGTTAGGACTGGAGAGACGTTGGTAATGCTACAAAACCATCAAAACCATTATCCAAATTGTCAAATCTCCCCCCACCCTAATCCTCTATAAATATGTAATCCCACTAACTCACATTCATCACCAACAAAccaactcttcttcttcttccttccaAATCTTGGATTTTCTTGAATTTTACAGCAACTTTTCATCATATCAGATCAGCTATGGCGGCCAAGAATGTCAGTTTGGCTTCTCTGGACCAAAAGTTGGCCATGGCCAAGCGTTGCTCTCgtggtatatatatttatatttatacatacaattttatttcattgGTTCCCCTTTCATTTCCCTGCATTTGGTTCTTTAATTGTTTTCTGGGAAAATGTAAAAGTTTTTGATCATATCATTGTTTGTGCATTGCAGAGGGTGTAGTTGCTGGAGCTAAAGCAGCTGTGGCTGCAACCATTGCAACAGCCATTCCCACAGTAAGCtcattcttcttctctctaccTACTTGATTGTATGAAAGGAAGATTTTATATTTAGACAAACTCTCTACCGTACCATTTCACGGATCATTATCAGTGAGATTGATCGACTTTTTCACAAGTATTAGTCCTcttaagtattacaatttttttataagcaACTATTCAAtctataatattacattttgatttaaatgcGTCACACatattttcatcaaaatatCACATTTCCTCACAAATGTTACACTTTCGTaaaaactatattttttcttataagtaacaaacaatttttAGTATTACGTTTTCTAATAACATAAGCattgcattttcatttgatctgACCCATTTCACAGATAAAAATTCCTAAtatgattattcaattattttttttgaaatttaatatatatggatGATGATGCAGGTGGCTAGTGTGAGAATGTTGCCATGGGCAAGAGCAAACTTAAACCCAACAGCACAGGCACTGATAGTCTCAACGGCCGCCGGGATGGCTTACTTCATTGTGGCCGACAAGACTGTTCTTGCCACTGCTCGCCGCAACTCCTTTAACACTACTATTGATGCCTGATAATATGAATTCTTGAATATcatattgtataattatatgaTCTCCAGATCGATATTAAGACTAAGTTGAGCGTAATATTTATCAGCTTAAACTTGTAGCAGACGCATGATGTATTAATACTATATTTCAGTTTATGTATGATGTATCATCTCTtatcaatcaataatataatattttggagGAATTTTCTAGCTTATTCTTTGATTTAATTCTTTCGTCTATTTCCACGGATCTGCTCCAGGAACGACATTCGAAGGTTATAAACAAGGGATTAACGAGCACTCTGCTCGAAATCTTCATGGATCTGCTCCATGAACGCCATTGCTCGAGGACTAACGAACTAGGAACAACGATGGCCATTAATGAGCGATTTATGAGCTTTGCGCTCATGCTTTCCATGGATCTTCTCCAGGAACGGAAGGCTACAAGCAAAGAATCAAGCACTCTGCTCGAATTCCTCACAAATCTGCTCCATAAGGTGCGATTGAAGACGGCAAACAGAGGATTAACGAGCACTCTACTCGAAATCTCTACGGATCTGCTCCATGAGCTACCGTCTAGGCTTAATGGGACGAACACTGTGCTCGGAGTGAACAACATGACTGTTTTCACCAGATTAACTCCTCTGCGGAGTGAAGATCCTCTACGGATCTGTTCGTCTCTCCGACGACAACGCAGCTCAGCGTGACTCGCCGGTGTCAGAAGCTGCGGTGGCACAGCTCCCTCACCGgcaagctctgataccatgttggaATTGGAAAGTCTGTAATTTCTAtacaaattttcttattttgttgaaGGCTTCTtgaatattatgaatttttttttattaggtaATGAGAGAAACTTATAACCACTATTTGATAGTGTGCAAGGTTATATTTGATGGACAATATTTATTGTCTTTATTATAATTTGTTGTAGACTCCATATATAGAAGTGATACCTAtatatactacggagtattaaaaaaaaaatctaaaacgGAAAAGTAATTATGAGAATTTAGAAATAACCATTCTAAGTTAATGTTGACCGCATGACCAGCTCAATTGGTTACACAGGTGAAATTTGAGAGGAAAGTCCATAAACAAAAGTTTAATAtctgtgttcagctgagttaccatgTTCGTGGAGGCTTGGGAGTTGGGgatttaactttttgagaagaaagaatATTTTaggattaattattttattgcaaGAGAAGTTGGTGCATATGAATTTAATGTGCAATCTTAAATAATGACGGCAATTTTCCTCATCACCGTAAAAAAGAGGGAAATAAGTAGTATATGGATATACGAGGACTTTTTATAAATGATATGCATTATGCAATGGTGTAAGTTCAATGATATAATATCATATGCTTAAAGAAGACATACATAATACAActttatcaaatataaatatatttacagCCGTGCTATATACATGATATTAGGGTAAGAATAACACAACTTGACATCTAGataagaataatatattacatatattttcattttctacttcttaattactaatttgacATGTTATGTTAtgattgatttataaaaaaaatactccgtagattataatttttattcttttttaccctcataaaatttaaacacatgagaaaaattttattttctaaacatACACTTAGCCCGAAAATCACATATATAGAAAGAATTAATTGCACTGCGAATACCCAATGTGATAAGCTAGACCAAGAAAATGTTGACCAGAAACAAACTCGTGATTCTTTAATATAATAAGAATCATGATCCACCCACGTGGCCACTTCTTTCGGGacaatttttactttatttttattcccTACTTACATGGCATTCATCCTAAAGAAAAGTATAGTAATCTGCATAGGCTTAACTCACTAGTTCAGTAGAGAGTATTTCGTAGAAAATGTCAAGCTAAGATTCGAAACTCAACAACGATAATGTAGAGATATGTCCAAGGTAGACATGTCTTTTATATGTACCGACAATTGACCATATTTGTTAAGCCACTAGGTCATTATTGCATGTGATTTACATTCTTTCAAATACTCTTGTTAGGTTGGAACTgagaattcaaccttttgagagaaatataatttagtttattttttctatGTGATTTGTAAAAATTACAAaggaataaaatttatttgtacaATCTAGATTGTAACCGTAAATTTTTcttgtcattaaaaaaataaatcataatttttataaccttctttctctcttttcaaCAAAATCACAACACGTAAAGGaagttttattttgaaaatacatatatcatttttctatgattattattttgataagtGTTCGAAATTCGGAACCACTGACGAACCACCTGCCTGCTACCAACTTCGAGGAAAACAATGTACAAACATCGAACATGTCTATGGGCTTACAGTGTACCCAAGTACACCAACTGATCTCAACCCTTCATTTTTGGACACGTTCTACAATCTTGTGGACTTGGTGACTATCCATTATGCGATGGATCCAAACGCACGTGATTGATTATAAGGGAAACACCCACGGTTTTGTGGAGCTACTTTTAACCTTTGTACTTTACCTCCCAAACCACTGGCTCTCTGTACCTCAACTCTTTACATTAcaaattttaagcataaaaggcaaaaggaaaagaataacattttttttaatgattatatatatatatatatatatataaaattcatagtatatgatttaattaaaagagaaaaaaatgttattcttttcctttttctctatCATCTACTTCATAAAAAATATcctcaaaaattgaaaaaaatcattaatGTGATACTCTAAAGTAATTTAAGgacaattaagaaaaaaaaaagaatgataaaTGTATAGTTGATTGTTAAAATGTGTTATTTCCTTATAATTTAGAATCAAATGTgccattttcttttttgaaacatgtgttattttcttaacataaaattataaaacatgGGGGACTTATTGTGTGGATCGGTACAAGTATAGGGAGTATCGAATACAGTTATACTGAgtacatattattttttgttgtatctaCTACTATTAATACTAGTATCAACCTTGTTCAACACAATTAATTGTATTCAATATTACTTGATTGTGTCAAATATTATTAGCATCCagacaacaaaaacaatattgTTTTTCTAGATTTCTCCAGGTGTTTGAatttattagtaataataataataataactaaaaatgtAGAAACTCAGCAAACTCTAGTACGCTGTATATTCAatattctaatattttttttaaagaatgatttttctattttatttgctCTTAAATGCTTTGGATAAATAAGGTGCAATAATGCAATCTGCCAATATCTTGTGCAATCTGCACTAATGCAATCTGATGAAACAGCCAACGGACTTCGACAGACTCCGACGTTGGTAATCCCACAAAACCGTCAAACGTTTGGCCAATGTTCTTCAGACCTGAAATTTTTGCCTATATATATCACAACCATTTTACCCATTTATCTCACCAACTCATCATACAAATTAAACAAGCATAgctttttaatttcttgaattttaCTTCAGCTCTTCGTTTGTATCATCAGCAATATAATGGCGGGCAAGAATGTGAGTTTGGCTTCTTTGGACCAGAGGTTGGCCATGGCCAAACGTTGCTCTCATGGTATGTAAATAATGTACAAGTTTCTTCTTTCGTTTTACTGGGTTTATTTCTGTGGGTTTGGAGAAAAAGTGGTAAATTTTGATCATTGCTTGTGTATTGCAGAGGGTGTAGTTGCAGGAGCTAAAGCAGCTGTGGCTGCCACCATTGCAACAGCTATTCCAACAGTAAGCTCatacattctttttttttttttttctaatgacGTAAAAGATCATAGTCACTGTTCTCTGATGTGTATTGGATAAATCCCGTTTTATGATTTAAGCCAGTAAATGATTACAACGAAGTAAATCAGATTAGGTTGCCctgttctttctttttctaaaaattgaCGTCACTATATGTAAACAATTTTACTtcttattttgatatttttgataaaatttagTGAAATTTGATACGATTCACTGTAACTTTCAAGGAAATAGGGACAATTTTATAGTTGTGCATTAAATTTTATGATGTAAGCCTGTATATATGCATGGTGCAGTTGGCTAGTGTGAGAATGCTGCCATGGGCAAGAGCCAATTTAAACCCAACAGCACAGGCACTGATAGTCTCAACAGCCGCTGGGATGGCTTACTTCATTGTGGCTGACAAGACTGTTCTTGCTACGGCACGCCGGAACTCCTTCAAGAATGGCTCAGTCTCCGCCAACATTGAAGCCTGATCttgattatatattattatatgcatCATATTTTATCTGATCTCCCTGCTACTCAATCTCATTCATTTCAAGAAGGGGGCGTGGGGGTAGAATTCTGTTTGAATGTATGAGTAATGAGTATGATGAATACCTGTTGTATGACCAACAACTGTTTCTGTGAATATAAACAAAATGTTGGTTTTTCCCAGATTTTATTGCCTTCTTTTCTGTTGATGTATCAAATGTATTAACCCACTGGCAATGATTCTAAGAATTCTGTATTAACACTATCAGAACAATCAGTATTTACAGACTCAAAAGGTTAAAGACTTACAGCTTTACATGTGCTATTTTCATTGCCTTCTATTGGACGGAGGCcagtaaaggccaagtctaaaCACCTGGTGACGGGGTTGTGGGTGGAGGCCGATAAAGGGCTTAAACAGCACCCAGTGTCTCAAAAATGTGTGGCAGTATAAATAAAAGTTGCGCCTTCGCTACTAACTATACCATTAGCTCCGAAGGAGCATTAACAGATCAACTTTCTTGGTCTGAGCATTTCACCAGTAGTCCTTACATGAACAAGAGCCATCCTTGAAATGGTGAAACCGACTCCGATCTCTGGCAATGATTTCCCTGTTGAAGATCTTGGATATCAGCTTTGTAGCTGAATGGCAGTTGCTGCACACCCTCAGGTTCTTGAAAATCCTGAGAGTTGTCCCGGGCTTTGTACTAACCAACCCGAAAGAAATGGCCAACTTCTCGCTGTGTTGGCTCAACACCCCTTCTTTCCACTCTTCGTCTACATCTCGATGTACTTGAGATGTATCAGGAACATGTCCTGCCATCTCCAAAAGCTTGTCCACTTCTTCGAGCATCCCATATATTTTCTCGCTCTCTGGATGTGTTCTGTCACTGGCAAGGAACTCGTGAACTATGCTATCCACCTCAATGGAGGTGCAGCCCGGGACTTTCTTCAATCCCTTGTTGTGGAGAAAGGTTCTTATTCTACCTACATCATCCCATCTACCAGCTCTTGCATAGATGTTTGATAACAGCACATACCCTCCGGGATTATCGCGTTCCAGTTCAAAAAGGTTCTTAGCAGCAAATTCACCCAATTCAACTTTTCCATGAATTCTGCAGGCACCAAGCAAAGAACCCCATATAGCACCATCTGGCTCGACATCCATGCTTTGTACGAGGGCCATGGCTTCATCCAACAGTCCAGCGCGACCTAAAAGGTCTATCATGCACCCATAGTGTTGCAACTTTGGCGCAAAATTGTAATCTTGGATCATGGAATTGAAATACTGTCGCCCAAGATCAACCATACCAGCATGGCTGCAAGCTGATAAAACACTGACAAATGTTATGTTGTCTGGCTCGAATCCTTTCTCTTTCATTTCTGCAAAAACCTCCAGCGCTTTATACGCATCTCCATGCATGGCTAGCCCGGATATCATCACGTTATAAGAAGCCAACGTTTTTGTCTCCATTCCATTGAAAACTTGTTCTGCAGCTTCTACATTCCCACATTTGGCATACATATTAATAAGACTTGTCCACAGAGAGGCATTCTTAAAGTCATCTTGATGCCTGTCAATATAAGCATGTATCCATTTGCCAAGATCCAGTGCACCCAAATGTGCACAAGCTGGAAGAATGCTTAAGAAAGTTACATCATTAGGCTCTACCCTAGACCGCTGCATTTGGCGAAAAACAGATAAGCCTTCTTTGTACTTGCCCTTAAGTGTGTAACCTCCAATCATAACATTCCAGGAGATGAGATCCCTCTCCCCCATACTCTCAAACAACCTTTTTGCTGAATCTAAATCACCACATTTTGCATACATGTCTATAAGCCCGTTAATAAGCCGAAGATTTGAACTAAGGCCAtgatcttcaatccaagaatGGACCCAAATGCCAAATCCCAGTTCACCCAAATGGGCACAAGCAGAGAGAAGACTCAGCAGTGTGCTCACATCAGGAGTCACATTTTCTCTCTTCATCTCTTCAAACAAAGCCAGTGCCTCTTTATACCGACCCACTTGAGCATACCCGGAAATCATAGCATTCCAGCAAACCACATCTCTAacaggaatttcatcaaacagcTTACGGGCATCATCCAAGAACCCCCTCAAAACATACCCACATATCAACGACGTAAAAGACACCGCATCCCTATAAGAACTTTTATCCAACACCAACCGTGCACAACTCAGTTCACCAGTTTGCGCGTACATGTTAACCAAAGAAGCATGTACATAAACATCACTCTCAAGCCCAACCTTCAAAACATGCCCATGAACCTGTTTCCCAACCCGACCCATCGCCATTCTCGCGCAGGATTTAAAAACAAACGGAAACGTATAAGAATTCGGACGATTCCCCGAGAAAAGCATTCTTCTGTAAAACTCAAGAGCCAATCCCGGGCTCGAACTCAACGAGTATCCGCGAATCATCATGTTATATACAACAACATTTGGGTTTTCGATGGTGTCAAAGATGGATAGCGCATAGGAGATGTCACCGTAGGGGGAAATGGCGCAAAATTGGACTAGCTTGCTAAGCGCGAAAGGGGAGTGATGCAAGCCGCATTTGATGATTTGGGAGTGTATTTGCCGGAGATTTTCGATGGTTCTGCATTTGGAGAGAAGGGATAGAGATTGGTGGGTGTGGAGGAGATTGTAGGGTGGATTGGAGTCCGGGAGGAAGTGCATGGGTGAAGCTGTCACTGGACAGGAAGAAGACATCGCCATGGCCAGTAGCGTTTGGAGACATGTCCGTATTCTAATCTTGatagttaataaaattttccaaaaattatAAGTTGTAAATTGACACCCAAGCCGTTAATTATATctgatctaaaaaaaaaaaaaaactagaacgAGTTATAGCAGGTGTCAATGTTAACAATATTTGGTACAATCATGCCTCTGAAGCTTAACATAGTTGAGTTGGTCTGAATTAAAAGGTCATGACGAGAGACGGTAGTGTGAGATTGAATCCACTGAAAGTATGTATGAGAAAAACGTCTAAAAATGTTAGAAGGTCTAGATTGGATCCCTTGTGCGCCCATACAGACTTCAAATCTCATTGAAAGTATGTATGAGAAAAACGTCCAAAGATGTTAGAAGGTCTAGATTTGATCTCTTGTGCGCACGACTAGATTTGACTAGTGAGGGATGATCTTAGTGGTCGAAAGATAGAGTGTGAATGTAATAACCTAACAAATATCCAAATCCTCGATGGGGAGGATCTTAACTTTTGAAAATAATACACAAACCTTGTCTCACTGAGCCACATCCAATGCAAGGTAGTGAATTTTATACCCCTATTACATCTATAGGGACACAATGGTAATCGAACTCTTGGGCATTTTATATGTCAATTCTACCGAGGTACAAGGATAATTGAATTCATTTTggatatatttataaatacgtACCCCAGTTTACTATACTTTAAGATGTCgctattaatttataattggtTTTGATAATCATGTGACGAGAATATATACTCTAAGAAATACAATtaatatttctttatatatgATTGTATATTGTAATAGTACAAACTTGAAACTAGAATGTGATGAGACTGATCTAATATCTAGAGAGCTGAGAAATTAAATTGAAGAATGGAGTCTGGTATGGAGCTGAGGGCGGGGGAATTAATTCCGAGGCATTGGCAATGTGATCGGTAAGTGATACTCTTATATTACTTTTGCATTTACAATGTATACGACGTAATGCTTGCAAAGTGTCTAACTACTGAAGAGatattcttatatatttattcaatgGATGGTCTATTTGCGGCATATATTGACTAAGACTAAGAGTTGGGTTCATatattgaataatattaattaattttttgtttgctAAGTAATCTGCGAATTTAATAGCTTATTTGTTAGTTGAAGAGACCGTACATTCAGCTGGTTGTAAGAAATGTGTTTTGTATTCTTCCAATAAATCTGATGTAATCTCTCGTGAAACTTGTTAATgaagttggttttttttttctcataaaagaaaaaaaaaagaattgagtTCAAAGCTagatatatgtttttttttggtaaatttacggggtccacccacgttcgctccgggaggcacgggagctggcccaaggggaatcgtcacttgtgggaattggaCCCGGGTTCTTCCGAAATTCCTCCCTACAAAGAGAGTtcacttaccacttgagctaccccactgggttaaAGCTAGATATATGTTGATATTTTACAAGTTCTGATCCTAACTTTTAggatttttaatttcttaggTTATGGCCGTGCACTTGGCAAAAGTTGGGCACAAATTCTATCTTAccattaaggaattaatttataataaataaatcttcCAAAAAGTGAGtagatatttaattttatatctaTTCCTTATTTTGTCTCAATTAAGTCACTATTTTCTTCTAGGGTTCTGAATCTGGAAACCCTAGCTAGGGGGAATGGATAATGGGTAATTATTAACAAATAGAAATGCCAATATGTcgtttctcaaaaaaaaaaaaatgccaataTGGGTTTGTTTCAGATTATTGAACTATCAAAATTGTTACAAAATGAGGTATGAGCGGAAGACATGAAGTGTTAAGTCAGACTAAGATAATAAGAGCAACCTTttggtgttttcaaaaaaaaaaagagcaactTTTTGGTGATTTTTATAGTGACAAGTAAAAAAGAGGGGGaagagagaagaggaaaaaaaatgaaaataaattctgACATCAAAAACAAGAGTAAAATTACATCTACGCACCCTGACATGAGCAGTGCGCCACACGCGTAAGCTGTATAGCAACCTTTTTCCAATTTCTCCGTTCAATATGTCTCACAAAAAATTGGTATttgaaagagatttttttttttctctaaaaatCCACTCCCATTAAcaaattccccccccccccccccccccccacNNNNNNNNNNNNNNNNNNNNNNNNNNNNNNNNNNNNNNNNNNNNNNNNNNNNNNNNNNNNNNNNNNNNNNNNNNNNNNNNNNNNNNNNNNNNNNNNNNNNNNNNNNNNNNNaaattccccccccccctccccacaCCCCAATTGCTAAAATCCCTCTTAAagatgggtcacacttgtgtgagaccgtctcacggatccttatttgtgatacgggtcgggtcaaaacaccatgcaaatgttatacttatatgtgcaaatgttatacttatatgtgcaaatgtcatacttatgtgctcaaatataacactaatcaagaatacaatttttgttacttataagagaaaaagatacatttttcataataagtaatgttgataagtgatccttacttataagggcaaatataatacttttgaggaaaaatataatacttttaaatcgaaatgtaaaagtattgtattttcccttaaaagtattacatttacctttataagtaacaaaaattttattcctgattagtattacatttgagcatataaatatgacatttgttcatataagtgttacacttgcatcttgatccgacccgtctcatggtgagacggtcttacacaagtttttgtcctTAAAGATACTCTAAATCtcgtatttaatttaaatttgtgcTATATTCTTATCCTCACCCCTGTATTGTacttaataaataaaagtaaaaaggaaaaaaaaaaaaaaaagaagagagagagagaggattttATCAATTAAGAATGAGATTTCGTAAAAGAAGAGTTTTTGGGTTTAGCACTTTAGCCTAGTGAATGGTTAAGCTCTGTTCTCGACAATTTGCCTTAGGTTCTGAGCACATCTCCCCCATTTTCCATTCATACATCAAATCATAACAATCTCGAAAAGAAGCCCCGGACACAtgtaatttgattaattaatccAAAATAAGATTAACAACTTATTTTGTTGGTTTAAATCTTTTTGGGATCTAGGTCTCAACAATTTACTGATCATCAAAACTTTAGGGTAAGGACATGTGGAGTTTTCAAGTTTGAGATGCAAACCTTAATAGAAGTTATTTAGTAAAGTGAAAAATTAGAggattttgagattttttttagaaaaaacaaGAAATTAGCTAGAGaagtaaaaaaatagaaaatggaaaacttgtttCCTAAAATCAATTCTCCAACTTAGCTTTCCATCtccattcttttgttttttttttttttaatgattttggaAAATACAAAACCAAAATTCTTCATTTGGAGAATTGAAAAACACACTGGTGAACAATATTATGCTCAACAGTCCTAAGGTATCGACTTTTGTTACCTTTTACACATTTAGTATCAATGTATTaagtttgtaaaataaaataaaaaaattagagaaatgaaaaatggGAGAGATGAAGATCAGAATGAAAATTAgaactagaaaatgaaaaacagaGAAAATGAGTGCTTTGTAATCTTGTACTTATTTTTGTGGGTTACGTTGTGTTATTGTAGCATGGTAAACATGTGAGGTTATGTTGGGTGTTGGCTGAGTTGTCCGAATTCAATCCATGTCCGATTCGAAGTGTGGCGTTGTGGCTTAACATGAAGGAATgtggttaaataattaatgcccacctacttatcactaattgattttaagtagATATGCCAATCAAATAGTAAAAAACTCGATCTGTGGTTAAGTATGTTTGACTTACAACAATCACATGACAGGTGACTCACTGGAAAATAAGCATACTACAGCACTGAGATCCAATAGACgccatatatacatacatgatcCAATATATGACCCAATGATTGCCAAAATATCCAACTCAAACATTCAAACATTCCCATTTGCACTTCCC includes:
- the LOC116003056 gene encoding early nodulin-93-like, with amino-acid sequence MAAKNVSLASLDQKLAMAKRCSREGVVAGAKAAVAATIATAIPTVASVRMLPWARANLNPTAQALIVSTAAGMAYFIVADKTVLATARRNSFNTTIDA
- the LOC116001620 gene encoding early nodulin-93-like, with amino-acid sequence MAGKNVSLASLDQRLAMAKRCSHEGVVAGAKAAVAATIATAIPTLASVRMLPWARANLNPTAQALIVSTAAGMAYFIVADKTVLATARRNSFKNGSVSANIEA
- the LOC116001619 gene encoding pentatricopeptide repeat-containing protein At1g08070, chloroplastic; translated protein: MAMSSSCPVTASPMHFLPDSNPPYNLLHTHQSLSLLSKCRTIENLRQIHSQIIKCGLHHSPFALSKLVQFCAISPYGDISYALSIFDTIENPNVVVYNMMIRGYSLSSSPGLALEFYRRMLFSGNRPNSYTFPFVFKSCARMAMGRVGKQVHGHVLKVGLESDVYVHASLVNMYAQTGELSCARLVLDKSSYRDAVSFTSLICGYVLRGFLDDARKLFDEIPVRDVVCWNAMISGYAQVGRYKEALALFEEMKRENVTPDVSTLLSLLSACAHLGELGFGIWVHSWIEDHGLSSNLRLINGLIDMYAKCGDLDSAKRLFESMGERDLISWNVMIGGYTLKGKYKEGLSVFRQMQRSRVEPNDVTFLSILPACAHLGALDLGKWIHAYIDRHQDDFKNASLWTSLINMYAKCGNVEAAEQVFNGMETKTLASYNVMISGLAMHGDAYKALEVFAEMKEKGFEPDNITFVSVLSACSHAGMVDLGRQYFNSMIQDYNFAPKLQHYGCMIDLLGRAGLLDEAMALVQSMDVEPDGAIWGSLLGACRIHGKVELGEFAAKNLFELERDNPGGYVLLSNIYARAGRWDDVGRIRTFLHNKGLKKVPGCTSIEVDSIVHEFLASDRTHPESEKIYGMLEEVDKLLEMAGHVPDTSQVHRDVDEEWKEGVLSQHSEKLAISFGLVSTKPGTTLRIFKNLRVCSNCHSATKLISKIFNREIIARDRSRFHHFKDGSCSCKDYW